In Myxococcus fulvus, a genomic segment contains:
- a CDS encoding lysophospholipid acyltransferase family protein: MLFLGAVVVWALTTPFDRNGLVLHLYSCFWAQLYFYVNPLWHLKVDGREHLPWKGAAVLVSNHESLGDILVLFGLYRPFKWVSKAANFKLPLIGWNMHLNRYVPLVRGDKASILKMLAQSEAWLARGVPILMFPEGTRSEDGQLKPFKDGAFALALKTQCPIIPIVLTGTARTLPKHGLVLETSAHCHVQVMPPVDPSGFHDVAALRDHVRDLIVAEKARLEALSARA; encoded by the coding sequence TTGCTCTTCCTCGGAGCCGTCGTGGTCTGGGCGCTCACCACGCCCTTCGACCGGAACGGGCTCGTGCTGCACCTGTATTCGTGCTTCTGGGCGCAGCTCTACTTCTACGTGAATCCGCTGTGGCACCTGAAGGTGGACGGCCGCGAGCACCTGCCGTGGAAGGGCGCCGCGGTGCTCGTGTCCAACCACGAGTCGCTCGGCGACATCCTCGTGCTCTTCGGCCTGTACCGCCCCTTCAAGTGGGTCTCCAAGGCCGCCAACTTCAAGCTGCCCCTCATCGGCTGGAACATGCACCTCAACCGCTACGTGCCGCTGGTGCGTGGCGACAAGGCGAGCATCCTGAAGATGCTGGCCCAGTCCGAGGCGTGGCTCGCGCGCGGCGTCCCCATCCTCATGTTCCCCGAGGGCACCCGCTCCGAGGACGGCCAGCTCAAGCCCTTCAAGGACGGCGCCTTCGCGCTCGCCCTCAAGACGCAGTGCCCCATCATCCCCATCGTCCTCACCGGCACCGCGCGCACCCTGCCCAAGCACGGCCTGGTGCTGGAGACCTCCGCGCACTGCCACGTGCAGGTGATGCCTCCGGTGGACCCCTCGGGCTTCCACGACGTCGCCGCGCTGCGTGACCACGTCCGCGACCTCATCGTCGCCGAGAAGGCCCGCCTGGAAGCGCTCTCCGCCCGCGCCTGA
- a CDS encoding carboxypeptidase-like regulatory domain-containing protein: protein MRRPLVLALTLAVLALGAGVAFVLLQDSPPEPSTSPASIPPSYSAPLAQMLGTLSLRGRVLAADKSPASGVELSVSRALPGESLSLRPCGTDVDTPLSATECEDPDMLATLRDLIQAGRGDTPVVARVTTDAEGAFEVHNLPEGTVALWAVGAKGAALATEVTTGTQDVELVLEPSVVFAGRVVDEALRPVAGSKLTLFHTGHSRFFQTTSNSDGRFTLGPLPASTYGLQVDDDQLVGPCVRAISPEELEAEDIVLHRPRDIVGQVLLDEQPVANALVEVVDTRVTAETDARGRFVLEGLPPGDYVLKARHGQHQGQAETTLDEEQTEAEVTVRLGTLVRVTGSVRDTAGQPIEGATVLASSRGAVYTDTETVTGADGRFELEEATLGTHHFTVSAKGFLPTETKEVEVTHRTPAVELTMERAFVIEGVLVDAAGTPLPDITLSAMKWLRQPKGRRDGKPHDVEHGDPDAPFADGPVIDALTDDAGRFVLNLPSPGLHRLTPDVPGFLATTVEVEAPAQDVRVVMQPGARVVGTVVDLKDTPIPNVSVTLTPAGEEEPVPIFVRSDAQGAFRLEGVPPGRFTLRATFEHRGVGDATVDVTVTATETKTVTVRLDGGLSISGLVVNEAGTPLPGASVFAYPLTEPDTSRRRFVHHAPLPPPAQAQSDEQGRFTLEHLSQGRYRVDLTMAGYTLRGSDTPDVDDTQRISGVQAQAGTADLKLVVRYVGGVRGRLVREDGTPVTRFTVDDVFFRDANGAFQVSMEQPGAAWLTIEAPGLTRVVRQVEVPRGQDLDLGDVVLKAGRRLRGRVLDARTSAPVVGLEVEVNPPSAVTPRDEGSEDLDEGRPSLASVITRADGTFEFPPLEAGPLVLTLTHPDYLPRTEQVGDGGAPLELRVSSGARLEGTVKDREGRPVDTDVQVVNLLTPEDSVSVERGNGTFRVSGLPPGEYAVAPQEDTNFQGDTVRFLPQRVRLGLDERKVLHFQEMAGATTLKLSIPTRGTMMTERVALLNTYLFPGDMLLPKSMLELEQFGRKLAVQSWPYTDTTFEELTAGHYTFFFTSMNFDTRRQQVHRGEVDLPASGVVTLDVQPMWHPLESFEVAEDSESE, encoded by the coding sequence ATGCGAAGGCCCTTGGTGCTGGCGCTCACGCTCGCGGTGCTCGCCCTGGGCGCGGGCGTGGCCTTCGTGCTCCTCCAGGACTCGCCTCCCGAGCCCTCCACCTCGCCGGCCTCCATCCCCCCCTCCTACAGCGCGCCGCTGGCCCAGATGCTCGGGACGCTGAGCCTCCGGGGCCGCGTGCTCGCCGCCGACAAGAGCCCCGCGTCGGGCGTGGAGCTCTCCGTCTCGCGCGCCCTCCCCGGCGAGTCGCTCTCGCTGCGCCCCTGTGGAACAGACGTCGACACCCCGCTCTCCGCGACGGAGTGCGAGGACCCGGACATGCTCGCCACCCTGCGCGACCTCATCCAGGCGGGCCGGGGCGACACGCCCGTGGTGGCGCGCGTCACCACGGACGCGGAGGGCGCCTTCGAAGTGCACAACCTCCCCGAGGGCACCGTCGCGCTGTGGGCCGTGGGCGCGAAGGGCGCCGCGCTCGCGACGGAGGTGACGACGGGCACCCAGGACGTGGAGCTGGTGCTCGAGCCGAGCGTCGTCTTCGCCGGCCGCGTCGTCGACGAGGCCCTGCGCCCCGTGGCGGGCTCGAAGCTGACGCTCTTCCACACCGGGCACTCGCGCTTCTTCCAGACGACGAGCAACTCCGACGGCCGCTTCACGCTGGGCCCGCTGCCCGCGAGCACCTACGGACTCCAGGTGGACGACGACCAGCTGGTCGGTCCGTGCGTGCGGGCGATTTCGCCCGAGGAGCTCGAGGCGGAGGACATCGTGCTCCACCGGCCCCGCGACATCGTCGGCCAGGTCCTCCTCGACGAGCAGCCCGTCGCCAACGCCCTCGTGGAGGTCGTCGACACCCGGGTCACCGCCGAGACGGACGCGCGCGGGCGCTTCGTCCTGGAGGGGCTTCCTCCGGGCGACTACGTCCTGAAGGCCCGTCACGGACAACACCAGGGACAGGCGGAGACGACCCTCGACGAGGAGCAGACCGAGGCGGAGGTGACGGTGCGCCTGGGCACGCTCGTGCGCGTGACGGGCTCGGTGCGCGACACCGCGGGTCAGCCCATCGAGGGCGCCACGGTGCTCGCCAGCTCCCGCGGCGCCGTCTACACCGACACGGAGACCGTGACGGGAGCGGACGGGCGCTTCGAGTTGGAAGAGGCGACGCTGGGCACCCACCACTTCACGGTGTCGGCCAAGGGCTTCCTGCCCACCGAGACCAAAGAGGTGGAGGTCACCCACCGCACGCCCGCCGTGGAGCTCACGATGGAGCGGGCCTTCGTCATCGAGGGCGTCTTGGTCGACGCGGCGGGCACACCGCTGCCGGACATCACCCTCTCCGCCATGAAGTGGCTGCGTCAGCCCAAGGGCCGGCGCGACGGCAAGCCCCATGACGTGGAGCATGGAGACCCGGACGCGCCCTTCGCGGATGGGCCGGTCATCGACGCGCTGACGGATGACGCGGGGCGCTTCGTGCTCAACCTCCCCTCGCCCGGCCTCCACCGGCTCACCCCCGATGTGCCGGGGTTCCTCGCGACCACCGTGGAAGTGGAGGCGCCCGCCCAGGACGTCCGCGTGGTGATGCAGCCGGGCGCGCGCGTGGTGGGCACCGTGGTGGACCTGAAGGACACCCCGATTCCGAACGTGAGCGTCACGCTGACGCCCGCGGGCGAGGAGGAGCCCGTGCCCATCTTTGTGCGCAGCGACGCGCAGGGCGCCTTCCGACTGGAGGGTGTGCCACCGGGCCGGTTCACCCTGCGCGCCACGTTCGAGCACCGCGGCGTGGGGGATGCCACCGTCGACGTGACGGTGACGGCCACCGAGACGAAGACGGTGACGGTGCGGCTGGACGGAGGCCTGTCCATCTCCGGGCTCGTCGTGAACGAGGCCGGCACGCCCCTGCCCGGCGCGAGCGTCTTCGCCTATCCGCTGACCGAGCCCGACACGAGCCGGCGACGGTTCGTCCACCACGCGCCCCTGCCTCCTCCCGCGCAGGCCCAATCCGACGAGCAGGGGCGCTTCACGCTCGAGCACCTGTCGCAGGGGCGCTACCGCGTGGACCTGACGATGGCGGGCTACACGCTGCGCGGCTCCGATACGCCGGACGTCGACGACACCCAGCGCATCTCCGGCGTGCAGGCGCAGGCGGGCACGGCCGACTTGAAGCTGGTGGTGCGCTACGTGGGCGGAGTGCGCGGGCGCCTGGTGCGAGAGGACGGCACGCCCGTCACCCGCTTCACCGTCGACGACGTGTTCTTCCGTGACGCCAACGGCGCCTTCCAGGTGTCCATGGAGCAGCCGGGCGCGGCCTGGCTGACCATCGAGGCCCCGGGGCTCACGCGCGTGGTGCGCCAGGTGGAGGTCCCTCGGGGCCAGGACCTGGACCTGGGCGACGTGGTGCTCAAGGCCGGACGCCGGCTGCGCGGCCGCGTGCTGGACGCGAGGACCTCCGCGCCGGTGGTGGGCCTGGAGGTGGAGGTGAATCCGCCCAGCGCCGTGACACCTCGGGACGAGGGCTCGGAGGACCTGGATGAGGGACGGCCCTCGCTCGCATCGGTCATCACCCGCGCGGATGGCACCTTCGAGTTCCCGCCCCTCGAGGCCGGGCCGCTGGTGCTGACGCTCACCCATCCGGACTACCTGCCGCGCACCGAGCAGGTGGGCGACGGCGGCGCGCCGCTGGAGCTGCGCGTGTCCTCCGGCGCGCGACTGGAAGGCACCGTGAAGGACCGCGAGGGCCGCCCCGTGGACACCGATGTCCAGGTGGTGAACCTGCTCACCCCCGAGGACTCCGTGAGCGTGGAGCGGGGCAACGGGACGTTCCGCGTCTCGGGCCTGCCGCCCGGCGAGTACGCCGTCGCGCCCCAGGAGGACACGAACTTCCAGGGCGACACCGTGCGCTTCCTCCCCCAGCGCGTGCGCCTGGGCCTCGACGAGCGCAAGGTGCTCCACTTCCAGGAGATGGCAGGGGCGACGACGCTGAAGCTCAGCATCCCCACGCGGGGCACGATGATGACCGAGCGCGTGGCCCTCCTGAACACCTACCTGTTCCCCGGCGACATGCTGCTGCCCAAGTCGATGCTGGAGCTGGAGCAGTTCGGCCGGAAGCTGGCGGTCCAGTCCTGGCCCTACACCGACACCACGTTCGAGGAGCTGACCGCCGGGCACTACACGTTCTTCTTCACCAGCATGAACTTCGACACGCGCCGGCAACAGGTCCACCGGGGCGAGGTGGACCTGCCCGCGAGCGGCGTCGTCACGCTCGACGTCCAGCCCATGTGGCACCCGCTGGAGTCCTTCGAGGTGGCGGAGGATTCGGAGTCCGAGTGA
- a CDS encoding phospholipid scramblase-related protein, which translates to MGDKPGWGTDSELELDWGARKARPGPQDAGASPPEEPAPALAGKGPPGDPRYMSLELRLSLEAVLTATTLRMRQFREALEILIGWEGKNKYEVSGEDGRGTVYVGETGEGWMSRLARNFWPFYRARLECMTVGGTLAMAVELPWHLFFARAEVTAWDGRPMGDIVQRLRLFGRRFDIVSSTGAVLATVEGPFWRPWTFRILQRGEEVAVIRKKWSGLLQETFSDADNFSLEFQPSCTDGRLRQLVLASALLVDLTYFDSRKNRSLFGAGADIVD; encoded by the coding sequence ATGGGTGACAAGCCAGGGTGGGGCACCGACTCGGAGCTGGAGCTGGACTGGGGCGCGCGCAAGGCCCGCCCCGGGCCGCAGGACGCAGGGGCCTCCCCTCCCGAGGAGCCCGCGCCGGCGCTCGCGGGCAAGGGGCCTCCGGGAGACCCGCGCTACATGAGCCTGGAGCTGCGGCTGTCGCTGGAGGCCGTGCTGACGGCGACCACGCTGCGCATGCGCCAGTTCCGCGAGGCGCTGGAAATCCTCATCGGCTGGGAGGGGAAGAACAAGTACGAGGTCTCTGGCGAGGACGGCCGGGGGACCGTGTACGTGGGCGAGACGGGCGAGGGGTGGATGTCCCGGCTGGCGCGGAACTTCTGGCCCTTCTACCGCGCCCGGCTGGAGTGCATGACGGTGGGCGGCACGCTGGCGATGGCGGTGGAGCTGCCCTGGCACCTCTTCTTCGCCCGCGCGGAGGTGACGGCGTGGGACGGCCGCCCCATGGGGGACATCGTCCAGCGCTTGCGCCTGTTCGGCCGGCGCTTCGACATCGTGTCGTCCACCGGCGCGGTGCTGGCCACGGTGGAGGGGCCCTTCTGGAGGCCGTGGACGTTCCGCATCCTCCAGCGCGGCGAGGAGGTGGCCGTCATCCGCAAGAAGTGGAGCGGCCTGTTGCAGGAGACCTTCAGCGACGCGGACAACTTCAGCCTGGAGTTCCAGCCCTCGTGCACCGACGGCCGGCTGCGTCAACTGGTGCTGGCCAGCGCGCTGCTGGTCGACCTGACCTACTTCGACAGCCGCAAGAATCGCTCGCTGTTCGGCGCCGGCGCGGACATCGTGGATTAA